The sequence GCAAACACCACGACGTCCGGCATGTGACTTGCGAACCACTTGTCCCCCGAGTGGGCTCCCTTCACCTCATCGGTTGCGGAAACCTTTTCCTCCCCAAGCAGCGAGGTGAGGATGGCACGGAGATCAAGCCTTTCCGCTTCCGGCTGGGTCCCGTTCCCATCCCCATCCCCGGAGCCCTCCTCCGCGATCGTATCGAGCTCATCCCACACATCGTCATTGCTCAGGACATTCAGGCGGGGCCTGACCTGGAAAACGCGGCCTTTCTTGGGAGGCAATCTCATACGGCGCCTACAGCATTTCCGGAAGGCGGGCGGAGGTCAATCCCCACTATCACTGATAATACGGCCTCAGCATCAGGTAACAGACGGGGCCGGTGAGGGCGACGTAGAGCCAGATGGGGAACACCCAGCGGGCGAGTTTCCTGTGCGCCTCGAAGCGGTTCGTCCACGCTGCGATGAAAGTCAGGAGAATCGCGGGGAGACTGACCGCAGCCAGTACGATGTGAGTGATCAGGATGAAAAAATACACGTATCTTATTGCTCCGATCCCGCCGAACTTGGTCTCCACGGTGGTGAAATGATAGGCCACGTAGCAGAGGAGGAAACCTACGGACAATGCCATGGCCGCCAACATGAGTTGCTTGTGCAGGCCAATCTTGCCCCGCTTCACCGCCACAATCGCCCCAATCAGGGCCAATGACACCAATGTGTTGATCACCGCGTGGACGGGCGGGAGGAACGACATCGTCCATCCGTCCGGCAGCGGGATCTTGTAGGGCGAGCGCATCATCACCACCAGCACCAGAACCAGCGATGTCAAAACCCATGCCGCCCTCGTCAGCTTCGCCGAAAGCACCGCATCCGGCTTGCGCTTGAGCCATTCATTCCTTTCCCCGCCCGTTGCCATATCCTTGTGTCAGTTCGTCGTTTCCCCACCCTTGGCGAGCTCCGCACGGATGCGCGCGGCCATTTCGGCCTTGTCCCGCTCATACTGCCCGGGATCAAGCGCCCGGCCTTCCTCAGACCTCGCTGCGGCCAGCGACCATTTCCCGATCACATTGAAATCCCGATCCACCACCATCAGTCCGAGATCGTGCAGGAAGCGGCCGTTCGCCTCGATGTCCGCCGGATCGGTGCGCTCCCGCACGCCGAGGAACTTCAGGGTTTTCTCCATGTATTCATGCGTCGCCTTTTCCTCGCCGGCATTCAGGAACCACCAATCCTCGGTCTCCGCACCGAGAGCCTTCGCATACTCGCCAAGACGCTCCACGTTGTCCCGCTCCGGATCAACGCTGATGCAGACCATGTGGAAATCCGGATGTTCCCTGAACTCATCGTAGATGGCCCGCAGCTCCGCGCCGTTGCGCTCCGCGCAATGCGGGCAGATCGCGAAAAACTCGGCCACCACCCAGACCTTGCCGCGCAGGTCGGAAAGCCTCACGGATGCCCCCGCCTGGTTCGTCGCGACCAGATCCTTTTCGATCGGATACCATTCCTTCTCGCGCTGCTGGCCGACGTTCTGGAATGATTCCGTCTTCTGGGAGTTCGCGCGGATGTTCGGGACGATCAGGAAATTCACCAGCGATAGGATGGCCGCGCAGACAAGCGCGACTCCGCAATAGAATAGGATGATTGTGTTTCTTTTTGTCATAATGTCTGCGGGCTTGCCGCCCTCCTGGATTTGATGATGAGAAGAACGAAAAGGAGGGCGAAACCCATCCCCACATAAAGCACCGTGGCTCCGCCTTTTTGTTCGGAAATCACCTCCTCCTCGGCAAGCAGGGTGTCCGCCGTCTCACCCAACAGGGCTTCCAGTTGCTCCACATTCGTCTTCTCCGTGCCGGTCTTGACCCCTTTCTCGTCCCAGCCCTGTGCCTGCCCGAAATCAAATGTAGCCACAAACGCCGCACCCCCGCGTTTCTGCGGAATCACCGCGCGCCGAACATGCCTGTTCCTGTCGATCAGCACCAGCGAGCCATCATACACCCATTCACCGCCCTTCTCATGCGGCAACATGTTCGCCTTGAACTCGTTCTTGACGAACTTGTGGAGCGTCCGCCTGTCGTTCGTGCCAACCGACCACCTGGGCAGCTCCGCACCCAGCTCACCCGCCAGTTTTCCCAGCTCGGCCTTGAGATCCGCGGGCTTCCCCGGATCGAGCATCAGGGTCACCAGCGCGAAATCCGGCTCTTCCGCGTATCGTTCGGAAAGCCGTCTCATCACGCCGCTGGTCATTTCATCCGGCTGCGATTGCGGCAGGCATTGCACCGCGATCACCTTGCCCTTGAGGGAAAGCAGATCCGTCAGTTTCCCATCCTGACGCATGAAACTCAGATCCTTGGTCCGGGAAATCTGCGTCACGAAGCTTGGCCTGTCGTCGCTTTGACCCTCCTGCGCCCGCTTGTTGTATGCCCGCAGGATCAGAAACCCTCCCACCACCATGATCGCCACGAGGATCCACGCCGTGCGGCGCAGCTTCTTCGGATCGGGGGTGACGGGTTCTAGGGTATGGTCTGTCATCTGGCGCCGGCAAGGTAATGAATGAACGCCTCTTGTCCACCCGGAGGAAAAGAAATTCGCGCAGAAGTCGCCGTTTTCTCGGAGTGAAACTGCGAGCCACCGGGAAACCTGGAGATCCAATCGTGTGGACCGACCAACCAAATATCCCGACCATCTAGCCCGGCATGGCCAACCCATCGCCCCCAAACCTTTGGGACAGGCCGATTTACCCCTTGGTCTCGCAGGCGCGCCCCTAACTCGGCAGACCCTAACAATACGTCATTCGTCCGGATATTCGGTTGCAGCAACACGATCAACCTGATGAATTCGCTCAAATGAAAAAAACCCCGGCTACGCCGTTGGCTCTCTTGGTTGGAATCGGCATCGGGTTTTTCATCACCAAAGCCGGCACGCCTGCCGATTCCGGCCATAACGCAGAATCCCTTTCCCCCGGTGAAGACGCATCTGCGAATCCCCGCACCCGCCCTTTATCGAGAACCACATCCGCAGCGAAGGCTACCTCCGGGCGGACTTCGTCCTCCCCCCGCAGCCTCGCCGCCCTGCTTGAGCTGACCGGCGATCACTGGAATGGCCAGGATTCGATCACATTCTTGCAGGCCATCGAGCAACTGGGCGCGGATGAGATCGCCGCATTGATGATCGGTCTTGAGAAACCGGATCCGACCAACCCCCGCCGTTACCGGCTCTGCATCGCCCTGATCAACCGTTGGGCCGCGATCGATCCCGGTGGTGCCTGGGACGCCGCCACGCAATTCGGCGACAATAACTTGAAACAGCAGATGATCTCGACGGTGATCGGAGCCATCGCCCGGACGGACCTAGGCAAGGCGCGGCAATTTCTTTCCGGGATCGAGAATGCCCAGACCAGGCAGTCGGCACTCTACGCATTCGTCAACGAAGCTGCCTCGGAGGATCCGGAGGAGGTTTTCCGTCTGCTTGCATCCGAGCCAACGAAGTTGAATGGTTACGGCTATTACCAGAGCCTGTTCCTAAAATGGGCGAAGGACGATCCCGATGCAGCCATCGCGAAACTCGACTTGATCAAAGGAACCTGGGACAGGCAGCAAGCCCTGCAAGGCATCGCCACGGCGCTCATGGCATCCGACCCGAAGCGCGCCCTGGATATGCTCGACGGTATGACGCCCGGAGCAAGCCGCACCAACATGCTTGCCTCGATCACTTCCACTTGGATGGGACAGGACAGCGATGCGGCCATCGCATGGATCAACGGGCTGCCTGCGGCGGATCGCTCCACGGCACTCCAAAACGGCATTTGGCAACTCACCCAGCAGGATCCCGCCAAGGCCGCCGCGTTCCTTTCATCGTTTCCCCCAAACAACCAGACCAGCCACCAATATTCGCAATTGGCGGGCCAATGGGCACAACTGGATCCCGAGGCCGCGCGGAAATGGGCGGAATCCCTGCCAGCCGGACAAGCCAGGGAACAAGCCATGAACCAAATCATCAGCACCATCGCGCGGACCGATCCGGCGAAAGCTGCGGCCATTCTCGGCGGCTCGGTCCTGACAAGCCAAAACTCCCACCAGGTCGGCAACCTCCTCGGGGAGTGGATCAAGACCGATCAAACGGCAGCGCTCGCATGGCTCGACAGCCTCGACCTCCGTGGTAGCGCCCGGATGAATGTGCAGAGCCAGATCATGCATAGCTGGGTCAGTGAGGATGCCACCGCCGCCAGCCAATATGCGCTGGGTATCCAGGACGGGAAGTCACGCCAGCAGGCGATCAGCACCCTGGTCAGCGCATGGGGGAACAATGATCCCGTGGCGGCGCGGGACTGGATCATGAACTCCCTTGAAGGGGATTCCAGAAACCAATCCCTCAACAACCTCATCCAGGCCCTGAGCTATCAGGACCACTCCACCGCGCTTGAATACTACAAGGAAGCGACCGCGAACCTCGCGCCGGAAGCGATCGAAAAGACCT comes from Akkermansiaceae bacterium and encodes:
- a CDS encoding DUF420 domain-containing protein, which encodes MATGGERNEWLKRKPDAVLSAKLTRAAWVLTSLVLVLVVMMRSPYKIPLPDGWTMSFLPPVHAVINTLVSLALIGAIVAVKRGKIGLHKQLMLAAMALSVGFLLCYVAYHFTTVETKFGGIGAIRYVYFFILITHIVLAAVSLPAILLTFIAAWTNRFEAHRKLARWVFPIWLYVALTGPVCYLMLRPYYQ
- a CDS encoding SCO family protein — its product is MTKRNTIILFYCGVALVCAAILSLVNFLIVPNIRANSQKTESFQNVGQQREKEWYPIEKDLVATNQAGASVRLSDLRGKVWVVAEFFAICPHCAERNGAELRAIYDEFREHPDFHMVCISVDPERDNVERLGEYAKALGAETEDWWFLNAGEEKATHEYMEKTLKFLGVRERTDPADIEANGRFLHDLGLMVVDRDFNVIGKWSLAAARSEEGRALDPGQYERDKAEMAARIRAELAKGGETTN